Proteins encoded in a region of the Enoplosus armatus isolate fEnoArm2 chromosome 16, fEnoArm2.hap1, whole genome shotgun sequence genome:
- the agr2 gene encoding anterior gradient protein 2 homolog, with protein sequence MIKAALSALLVLVALSSAFGKYIPKTGKRIPQTLSRGWGDQLIWAQTYEEGLYWSRSRNKPLMVIFHLEDCPHSQSLKKVVSEDNDMQKLLDEEFIVLNLMYETTDKHLSPDGQYVPRIIFVDPSMTVRADITGRYSNRMYAYEPSDIKILKNNMQSAKKLLKSEL encoded by the exons ATGATCAAAGCGGCGTTGTCGGCACTCCTGGTCCTGGTGGCCCTGTCCTCCGCCTTCGGGAAATACATCCCGAAGACCGGCAAGAGGATCCCTCAGACTCTGTCCAGAG GTTGGGGTGATCAGCTGATCTGGGCTCAGACTTACGAGGAGGGTCTCTACTGGTCCAGGTCGAG aaacaagCCTCTGATGGTCATCTTTCACCTCGAGGACTGCCCACACAGCCAGT CACTGAAGAAGGTCGTCTCTGAGGACAACGACATGCAGAAGCTTCTGGACGAGGAATTCATCGTCCTCAATCTAATG TATGAGACCACGGACAAACACCTCTCTCCTGACGGACAGTACGTCCCCAGGATCATTTTTGTCG ACCCCTCGATGACGGTGAGGGCCGACATCACAGGCCGCTACTCCAACCGCATGTATGCCTACGAACCGAGCGACATCAAAATCT tgAAGAACAACATGCAGTCGGCTAAGAAGCTCCTGAAGTCTGAGCTGTGA